The Phaseolus vulgaris cultivar G19833 chromosome 5, P. vulgaris v2.0, whole genome shotgun sequence genomic interval acaaattgatAAAACATTATTCATTAGGAAACCAAAATTACAACACTTCAGGGCAGTTTGGTTCTATTCTccctcttttattttaaaaactgttttttaaaacaattccTTACTACTCAGTAATCAACTTCTCATCCAAaaccaaaaaaacaaaaattatacaaGAGTTTTTTTTGTCTTCCTTTACTTATACTTTCCTAAAGTGTGCGAGTGTTTAAGGTACAAAGGCTTAGAAAATAGAAAGGTGTTCAAGAACAAACCCTTCTAAATATGctcacaaaacaaacaaattttacaaaataacaACAGTTTTTCTAAAAATAGTAAGCAAAAAAATGCTAGCAACACACCTATAAAACACCCTATCTATTATAGACTGAAATCTTTATCGTAACCCAACAATTGAGTCTGTTTCAAAAAAATGTGTTGTCAACTCTGTTCTACAAAACAAACACGACCTTAATGTTGTTTCTACCTTCTTCCAATCTGGgttacaattttaatttcctAATCTAAATGAAActcaaaacaaaacaacaaaacatGCCAACAAGTTACTGGTAGCTAACCACGATGATAACAGTCATCGAAAAAACTAGTGGATAATTGGTAACACTAACATGATTACACAAAAAAACAAACAGCATAAAGACATGATGGTTAACCATACCCCCCATGGCAAGATAAGGAATTCTGCGAGCCCCATTGATACAGATGGCATCCGAAAGGATTCCATAGAGTGGCTTAGCCACCATGGGGAGGTTGGCAGTGTTCTGCACCAGCTGCAACGTGGAGGGGTGCAAGTTGAGGTTAGTAGCCATGTGAAAGTTCAGTGCCAGCCACGGAAAACACCTGAAACCTTGCACCCAATATCCCAACCCACACAGCAGCACCATTTGTCTGTTCCCAACATCTTCCCTCTCTTTCTTCTCGTACATCTCCTTAACCACAACGCGCCTCGTCATCACCGTCAATGCGGGTCTCTCATTGACGGCGTTGCCGGTGGGGTTGCTGTGGTTTAGGAAACAAAGCACGGGTGGCTGAGAAGGTTTTGCACGATGTTTGTGGAGTCTTGGCATGTTCCACACCAATGGGTTGTGGGAAAAAACAGCGTAAATCATGGTTTCGGGGATTCAGAGTTTCCCAATGAAAAAAAAGGAACAATGGGTACAGTTCTTGCTTATGTTCTTGTCCAGTGGTGAAAAAATCAGCCACCCAGTAGATAAAAAAGTAAACTTTGAAGGAAAAGGTTTAACATTTATTGATTAAACATGATGATTGTAGAGTTGAAAGGGTGAGTGAGAGAAAAGAGGTTAATGGGTAACcttatttgtttgtttgagAGTATATGGTTTGAGTATGTGGTGAAGGAGTGGAACAGAAGATGGGAATGGTgaaaagaaagaatatataCTAGAGAGGAGGGAAAGGGTAATGGGAAGGGATCTAGAAGAGTGTATATTGTGGGTTTCTTTCTAGGACAATCAAAATTTcattatctatttatttatttaagtttaatttaacaACACATCTTTTTTCCTAGTTTTGATATGATATTAAgaactaaaattaaattaaatggtTTATAAGGTAGAATTTGTATAAACTTATATAGTATGAAGTATCTTTATCTTTAGTTGATTGATATTTTCAACCTATTCTCTCGTGTCAACTCGTGCACATTTATAAGTTATTCAGTCCAATAACGAGTGgcataataaatttaataaatttaatttaaacgGTTTATAAGGTGGAATTTGTACTCACTCATATAGtatgaaatgtctttatctttGGTTGATGTGAGATTTTTAACATATTCTTTTGCGTCAACTCGTGCATGATACTATACATTTATAAGTGGTTTAGTCCGATAATGAGTGATATAATAGGTACAATCCAACAAAATCTCgttaacataaattttaaagGACTCTGAtacaagaaataaattttaaatctaactcaatcttatgaATACGGTTTATAAAGTAAAAGATTTACatttacttatatactatgaaatatcgTGGTTTTTTTTTCGATGtaatatcattttaataaaaacggTTTATAAAGTAAAAGATTTACatttacttatatactatgaaatatcgTGGTTTTTTTTTCGATGtaatatcattttaataaaaattatttttttccttgttCTAATTTGATGGAGGGTAGATTCCATGAGTTTTTGAGATGATTGGAGGTTTGAGATTTGGGTGGAAAGTGAAGGATGATGAGAGTGTAGAAGAAACTAGTAAGATAGTGAGAGTGTGATGTGATGTGTTGTTTGTTTGGGGGATtgtgtgtttaaaattgtgagGGTTTTGGGATCCCCAAGTGTGTGATGAAGCAAGGGTTTGTTTGTTTGTGTGGTGTGGACGTGATTGTTGATGGCAAATTCACGGTTCTGTTAGACTCACTATCCTCTGCTGTACTGCAGGTATTTGCTTTTAATTAGGTTATAACCAAAATAGTTACTTCTATAATTGCTTACTTAATACACTATTAAGTTGTTAATATGAGAATTgtttagtaattaaaaaatgcagtatataataaaaatactagtctgttatgaatttttaaaatggaaattatttagaataagtatttaaaaataaatacaattaaagatttgaagaattcaaataaGATAGCATGTTCTgagttttaattaaatttgatacactagattaaaaaaaaattatatacagtctgttttatagtttttttataaaaaaaaatcatattaaaattattatgcaACTCAACATTTAAACCGATAGTAATTattacatgaaaaatatattattaaaaaaatataaaaatataaagaattagatcaaaattcatatttaaatattaaaaaaaaatatatatatatataaattatatatttatgaaaaattctaaaaatagaCTGAAAATTATTATAccaatgatattttttattaataaatcttaaattagtgTAACTTATAGTATATTATAATACATATACAAAAGATAGTTAAAATATTAGGGATTaaagtttgataaaaaaaaaacatatttttagaGTTTTTCTGCATAATTAAAAAAcgaaaaaagtatttaaataagTAATAAAGATGTCTTTAAATTTTCTTATTCTTGATAACATCTCATGCTCTTAAAACAACAATTTAATGTGGAATGTTATTAACTTTACTATTCTCTTAGTATTCTTTTTTACCTCTCTGATGTTTTTTAAGATGAGTAATAATAgatgaaaaataattagaataatCTTAGAATATACTTTGTGGTGTTCATAGTTATCATCATCCACAAAACACCCTCTTGTGAAGAAGATGAATCAGAAACATGAGTTTATTTAAGAGTATTAGATTTggcacaaaataaaatttgaaccaatctaaatcaataaaaaattatacttaacAAATACGATTAATTTAACTGAAATTGTCAATGTCTTATTCGATTTTTCTTAATATCACAAAAATCGTATAGATCATATGtgtattttaaaacaaaaattttctaaaaaaaatcatatgcaAAAAATACGAATTTAATTAGGAAATCATATGTTAGAAATACAATTTTGTGAACATAAATTTATGcagttttataatataaaataatttaaatataatttttttaataatgtaacATTTATATCATTAGGATAATCTTCTCATCACCTCATTCATATGTTAACCTTATTATTCCTTTTGCACATGTGAGTCAaataatagataatataataataattaaataattaattatgatacCAGATCATTGGTTctgaaaaaaaatctaaatcaatccaaactttttattttaatcatttatgaGTTTTCTAGATTAATTTGCGATTATctttttagattcatttaatTATGAGCACCTTTAATAACACTACATTAGGATCctaattaatgttttattagtttaatggcacaaagacatgttttcatattttaattatttaaaattttatttttgtacagtgtagaaaacaaaataacagcACTTAGTTATGCAAactgttattttgaaataaaagttttcaaataattaattcaGTACCAAAATAACTTCTCTCTATTATCtgaacaatttatttttctGAAGATAAATTTGCTGACAATTCAATTATTTAAGCTATTAACTTGAAATAAAAGCTTTCAAAGAATTAATGCAATATGGAAACAGTTTAAGTTGATTGGATTGaaagtttaaagtttaaattGCTTATTTATCTGTTATTTTGTAGATGTTTTATTGGGATGAAtcaattaacaaaatttaaacttCAATTAAATTACTAGTGGGGTGGGATAATTTAATTTCTtcattgtgaaaaaaaaatgaaaaatatattttaaatgttgaACTTCATTAATAAAcctgaacaaaatattttaaattctctaaaatataaattatctaTTAAAAAATCCTGGTCCATGCAATGATTATCTTGATAATTAGTTTTCTGTAATATGATTACACTAATTGGAGTTCTTATATAAGACAAAAGGATCATCATTACATGTCTTAAATGTCAATGATGCTTTACATAATAATCCAAACTTCAATTACTCATCAGATCTAGAGAAGCATCCCTTGCAAACTATGGCATCCAAAATGTCCCACAGAAAGGGTTGCAATCTTACTTCCAAACTTCCACAGTtactaattaataaattaatgaatgaataaataaataaatagaatctGAGAAACAAAGGGTTCAACTTGGAGTGAAGTGTGTTCTGCATACATACAATTACATCTTTGGTTTTGTTCCTTATTCTGATTGCAGAAACAAAAGAACAGTAAAAGTTGCAGGGGAACATGTTACCCAATTTCAACATGGAATGAAGAGGGTTGGGCTTATAGGTAATTACACTGTAGGTGAAAGGGTAAAAGTAACAATCTTCCCCTAATCAGTGATATCTTCTAGTTATTAACCATCTAAACTAACTAAATGATCACAAAATGGTACAAATTTCACAAGAATCAGTGAGTGTGAATTTATGTTCCTAATACCATTACCATGGCCTAGATTCTGCTACATAGTGAATACAAATGTGTCAGATCATGTTCTCTTAAAAAATTTACCACCTTTCTTTCCCATGCCTATGCCCATATCAGAAGGGTAAAGGTATTTTGTATCTGGCCTCCATTTCAACTCTTTGAGAGTAGAAAACAAGGTTGCAAGTTCAGGAGAGATATCACTGTCCTTTATATTTTTACATGACTCCACTCTAAGGCACTCTAGCTCCTTCCAGTGCTCAATTACGGACTCCAAACCTTCTGTTGTAAGCAATGAGCATCCTTCCACGTAAAACAATTTCACCCTCCTGAAAAAGACCAACAACAACTGTAATGTAACTAGCAAATAATCTCAGTATATTGACAACACATCCATATAACTTATCCACTAAGGATTCAACACTTGTTCTTTGATGATGATAAACAATTTAATGCTGCAAGAAACTAAAGTAAGTTATATGATAAATAATGTAAACATGATAATAAAGATATCAGTACTTTGTTCTTTGATGATGCTGCAAGAAATCGTACGTTTTAAAATAAAGTGATCCCCGATTGAAGATCAGAAAAAGGTATACTTTAAGATAAACTCTGAAAAACAATATAAACTCCTGGACCACAATGAACCCACCATAAGTTGTTTGTAAGTACTTATTTTCAACTACATAAACTTTAAGATTTCTCTCTCTATACCTGCAAACAGCAGGATTAACTATACACACGATGCTAGGAACACGGTAAACACCTACACACTACAAAAAATTCATGAAATTGACTTTATTGAAGCGGAAAATGTTTAAAGCAGGAAAAAAGAGAGTACATTAtccttaatttaaaaaatgttgatttaataaactattataacTCAAATTCAAATCAACGtacacaaaatttaaaaaatgctcTCTATATATTTATGAGTTTAATGTTATCTTATACTATCAGAATTCAgctaaaatgtataattttaaagaaattattacaacaaaaaaacaataattttacaAATACACGACAATCCATGGTTAAATGATAGTAAAAATctattataattcaaaatttaaatcaaGATGGGTATATTTTCACAAATGTTAACAACATCCTTCCTAATACCAGATCCATTTGCAGAACAAAATTCTTTACACTGCTCACtgcatttttaattaaatccTATCTTTGTTTTCtcatattacaatttttttctattaattaaaaaaaggcAAACCCAAATTTACCACGGGCTAATTCCATTTGCACAtttacaaattcaaattcaaattcaaagtgAAAATTAACCAGACAAAAAAAAAGGACAAAACTTAGATCCACTGGCTGAAGTGTTCTTCACATAGTTCTCCCATCAGAATCATAATTCCACTTCAGTTACACATGCTAGCATTTAATGCAAACGACCATTACACTAATTACCGAAATAAAACTGCAATTCTCATTGAAAAGAATCAAAACCTAACAAATTGCAtccaagttaaaaaaataaacaaaaagatCCTCAATTACATACATTACCTGCAAACAATAGCCAAACTCAAGGTGCTATTATCCAACCCCCAGCAGTCCTGAAGAACAATCTCCCTAGCATTCCTACACACCGAAAACAACGCTCCCACGCCACTTTTATCCCTCAACTGGCTCTTCTGCAAATGCAACCTTTcaagggcctcacagcaccccAAATGCTCCTCCAACCCAGGGCTTCCATCAATCACCTTACACGACTGAACCCTCAAAGTCTTCAAATTTTCGCAAAAAGAAACCCCCGCGAGCCACCCATCATCCATCCTATGATCAACAATCACCAACTCCTCCAACATCACACAGCACTGCCCAATCGCCTTAACCCCATCGAAACTCCCCTCACACCCAACAAGCTCCAACTTCACCAGCCTCCTACACCCCTGCGCCAGAATCGTGAACCCAATATCCGAAACCACGGAGTCATAGAACCCTTTCAAACTCCCAACCAACTTCAAAATCTGCAAATTCCGACACGCCGCGACGCCGCGCAAGACGGCGTCGTCGCACCGCTGCAGCTCGAGCTCCTGCAGCGTGGCGCACTCGGAACCGACGGTCGAAATCCCCTCTTCGCTGGCACCGGCGACCTCGAGCTTCCGCAGATTGGGGCAGCCGCCGGAGAGCGATCTGAGACCCGCGTCAACGGCCTCACTGGGTAGCAGATTCCCCACGCGCCACGTGGAATTCACGCGCAGCGAAACCTGCTTGTTACTAACTACAATGGTGGCTGAGTTTTGCGGCGAAGCGAACGAACCCGGAACCAAATCGACGTGGTTCAGGTTCGGGAAGCGGTGGGTTAACCGACCCGAGAGGACGAAGTTCCAGTCGAGGAGCCGCAAGGTTCGGACCAACCGACCCTGGATGTTCAGCCAGCGCTTGCAGACGAGGGAATTAGAGTTTCGCTGCGAATCTGGAAGCTTCTGGAAGATTCTGATGAGAATCTCGTCGGAGAGGAGCAGCGTTCGGTCCATTAGTATTAGCGTGGAATTGGGAATTAGGGTTTTGGATTTCGGGTCAGAGAGATGCATGGCGAGGACCATAGGGTTGGGGTTTCGGCGGCGGCGACGGCGGCGGAGTTGAGGCAGCAATTTAACGGCGGCGGAGGAGGGAAACTATGGTTGGTTATGGAGTTGGAGTGAAAGTAGGGTTGGTTAAGGAGTTGGGTGAAACGACATCgtttggaagaggaggtggtggtggtgttAAGAAGGTTCGTATTCTCCCGGTTATCAGTGAAGTGGAGCAGAGAGTGTTGGTGTTGTTGGGGCGTGTTTGGTGTTCGCCATTCTTTTTCTATAATCTTTAAATATATCTTAACAACCATTTTTGTGGGtctctaaatttttattattttccaatcattttttttcctttttgttttcttcttcgtGCCATTCAAACCACTACAGACAAATCTCAccattctttctctttcttcattctttttccttttttttatttttccttttttttctaaaacaaaagaaaattgttgaaattataatttttttactttttaatttattatcttCTTTCTCATTCGGTCGATCTACCTTTGATCTATTCGGCTTAAATGATATCTTCGGTTTAAATGatttcttcttattttcataACGTAACTTATTCTCAAAATTTGTATCGTCAGTCAACCTTGAtcgaatattaaatttttactCGATAGTATCGAATTTTACAGAtcattttatcaataataacactaaaattatattaaattaatagaTAATGGAATATGAAACTCACTTGACTctttatttatcatattttcaTCTTACtagtttgttatttttttttctagatatcttgataaatttcattttttaccTTGTATTAAAAACCCTTCtatccttttattttatttttaaaaaaaaatctattccaATTACTCATTTTGTTTTCTACATGCAATATGATTATGTATTTCCTATTAGAAATTGAAGTATTAATATGATTATGAGTACACAAATGAGAAACAACAACATCCAGAAACTAAGGTACAAAGCTCTAGTCTTAGAATGTAAGTTTTTTACGTAATTAAACATTAAAGATgaattaatgaaaattattattttctgaaATAATTATGTTCAtacaaataaattatgaattataattaatattaagacAAAACACGTAGACTTTATTATCAATATATTAATCACAGCTGAATACTTAGCAAATTGTTTATACTTATCGAAAAAtgtatttgaaaaattaaatttaactaacaattattataaaaaaatatatcttaaCCCCTGTCTCATTTATTTAAATCGGTTTATTAAATTGTACAGCATTTATTAGATTTAAGGATAGTATAtatctttatattaattaactattgtaaataaaataggagaataaatttaatttctcaaatatgtatatattattccGAATTTTATAAGACAATAATGCTATGTGGGCATTAATGTAGCAAAATGAGGCACCTAAAGAAAAAATCTTCATAAGTTTATAGCCTCTTTGCATGTCAAAAGGCTAATAAATATGTAAATTCTTTTATTTGTCATATCACTATGTAAAACAATTAACATTAGTAtcatgtttatatatatatatatatatatatatatatatatataaattctaatatgaatttcttaaattaCTCAAGTTTGTTTTCATCAAGTGAATTTATAATCATTGAATGAATTAATTCattgaataattataaattaacaaaTCCTAGTTTTCATCATTGTTGGTAGATGAAAACTAATATATTAAGTCAATTATGTTGAAGgaataattttgtataattcTCACTCATTCATGCCTGTTGAAAATGTACCATATAACACATAAAGGACAATAAATACATGTAATGACTAATATCACTCAAATTGAATATATCATACCAAATTCAAgtgtaaaacaaacaaatactaacaattaaatattcaaaattcaattgtATTTCAAAGttattttctcttattttgaattttctataAGCATTAAATGGAAGAGAACTGAATTAATTAGGTGCCtaccaaaataatgaaaaaaccACTAATTGAAAAGATTATAACTAATTGAGAAATGCAtgtgttgataagttggctaatttagggttcattcatagagaatcatttcattggtataatagacttccatctagtctgttcttagaattctttatgaataggtatagtctaccaatgtatcgtttttgttaacatgtgggttttggtctagtccccctatatttttgtatttttttttaataacattcttttcatgtgatgacagatgattgttgttacttgagatgtcagCCTAACTgggatgtcaagttgcatagtgatgtctaacatgaaaacttttatgaagaaaaaaaaaataagaaagggaGGGCATGGGCTTTTGGGCCCAATGGTCTTACAACTGCTTTGTTAGCACTCTATTACAAAAGCTAAGAAAAAAGTTATCAATTAATATGATATTACAAGACTAATCACAGTTTAACAgtcaaagaataaataaaaaataaaaaatggtgtaacactaaaaaaaataatgaaataaaaaccaatttttagatactaaaataattaattacaataataactaaattagagaccattttagaaactaaaagaaaaattggtttctaaattagttttctattattgttaaatagtttctaaattggtatctaattaagtAACAATCAATgtttttactaccaaatttagaaactaaataattgatagttaaaaccttgattgctaattacataccaatttagaaactatttaataataatagaaattaatttagaaaccattttttttaatttctaaaatggtctctaatttatttactattgcaactaattattttgatctttaaaaattgaattgatttctatttcatgattttcttgtagtgtaaaacTATATATATGTGGATATAGACTCGATAATGAATGGTTTGATAAgccaataaattttattatgatggATTTTAAACTctttgatattatattaaaaactaaactCAAAGTATTTAGTAAAAGTtacattcatttatatatttaatatctcCATAAACATATATATTAGCATAAAAAAAAGTGACATCATTAAGTAATCACTAATTTCtcactacaatttttttttgaagaaaaatcaaaagaGGCATTTTGTTACAAAGTCAACCACATGTAGGGCAATAAAAATATCACTATCCCATACACATGATCCACTCAACCTCATGccataaactttattttaaaagttctgaaaaaaaaagtttcaattTGACTGTATCAAACAAACAAACTAGTGATTGTTTATTCATCAATTATATACCCTTTGTCATATTTCataagcatatatatatatatatatatatatatttgaactTCCACCATATACGTGCAAACATTTTTGCATGGCGTGGAGACATGTACGTATTCAACGTTCTTGGCTTGGTTACTCAACGTGCTTACAACttctaatatatataaataaatacatatacatatatatatatatatatatatatatatatatatattcttcaaAATAGTACAAAAACCATACTCACTAATCTCTCTATGGACAAACCTTCCCACACTCTCTCCGGCCGCAACCACCTCACGGTGGTGTCACCGTCACCACGGCTCGTCCGAAGTCGAAGCGGCAGTGGCTCCGCCGCGGCAGCCATAACCACTCCGGAGAGGAGTTCACAAAGGTTCAGCTCTAGTGAAAGATTCAGCATCACTAGTATCCAACGTTCAAAGTCAAcatcaagaacaagaacaaccaaCAACAATGAAGGGAACAATCCTACATTAACAACATCCATTTCGAACAAGCAAACAAGTACTAGAGTTCATCAAGAGAAGAAGAACAGAGATGAAAGCTTTGGCAAGTTCTTGCAACGAGGTGTTAGCCCCGATAATAATAGTAACGTTGGAGTTTCAAAGAGGGCTTCATCATCACCTTCTGCATGGGCACTTTCGCCGGGAAGATGGTCATTGGGATCTCCCACATGGCCTCAACAACCGGCGAAATCGTCAGTGAGAAGTAAAAGTAATGTTGGTGGTAGTGTTAACAAAGTGTTGAAGTACTTCAAGCAGAAGAAGGTGTCACCAATGCAAGAGGAAGAGTACCATCAATTTAGGGTTTTGCATAATAGACTTGTGCAATGGATGTTTGTCAATGCTAGAGCTCAAGTTGCCATGGCTAATGTCAAGAGTATGGCCCTGGTATGTTCTTTCtgtcttttattcattttttttgtttggctCT includes:
- the LOC137834641 gene encoding F-box protein At5g07670-like — protein: MVLAMHLSDPKSKTLIPNSTLILMDRTLLLSDEILIRIFQKLPDSQRNSNSLVCKRWLNIQGRLVRTLRLLDWNFVLSGRLTHRFPNLNHVDLVPGSFASPQNSATIVVSNKQVSLRVNSTWRVGNLLPSEAVDAGLRSLSGGCPNLRKLEVAGASEEGISTVGSECATLQELELQRCDDAVLRGVAACRNLQILKLVGSLKGFYDSVVSDIGFTILAQGCRRLVKLELVGCEGSFDGVKAIGQCCVMLEELVIVDHRMDDGWLAGVSFCENLKTLRVQSCKVIDGSPGLEEHLGCCEALERLHLQKSQLRDKSGVGALFSVCRNAREIVLQDCWGLDNSTLSLAIVCRRVKLFYVEGCSLLTTEGLESVIEHWKELECLRVESCKNIKDSDISPELATLFSTLKELKWRPDTKYLYPSDMGIGMGKKGGKFFKRT
- the LOC137834642 gene encoding QWRF motif-containing protein 7, producing the protein MDKPSHTLSGRNHLTVVSPSPRLVRSRSGSGSAAAAITTPERSSQRFSSSERFSITSIQRSKSTSRTRTTNNNEGNNPTLTTSISNKQTSTRVHQEKKNRDESFGKFLQRGVSPDNNSNVGVSKRASSSPSAWALSPGRWSLGSPTWPQQPAKSSVRSKSNVGGSVNKVLKYFKQKKVSPMQEEEYHQFRVLHNRLVQWMFVNARAQVAMANVKSMALIQLFAVWVRIVKLRKIRIAKSVEVRKVKDVMKLYKILNGQLYLLSEWGELERRNQESVARLSRKLSAFSTIIPLTYLKVDTKSISEALNSAITVMENMEPLITKYHTKQVERILYQITELSTTLKQEEEYLQQLLTLLPLISTSLENEKSIGVHLIQTMESNTTNYLCTTA